The window atataaaaataaattgggcAGGCCACAAATATTGAACgagttatgtatatatatatatatatacctgcACGTTTGTATATGTGTATActttatgtatgtatgtgtataaCTAGTTGAAGGACGAGGGCTATTGACAATTACATCCTGAACTACTTAGTGAGAATTTCATCTTCTAACAAAAACTTTCGATTTAGAAGTaaccaataaaataataagattcAAGTAACTAGTGACACAACAAGCTTCTGAATAGGtcacaaaattacaaacatgTGGACATTAAGGAAAATAAACCATTCCTAGTCATGCCTCATAGTAACAACAATTGCGTTATTCACCTCGCTGAAGTTTGACTAGTATTGTTTATCAAATTAACCAATGAGATGATATTAACTTGAATAGAGGATCCATGCAAAAGACTATTAAGCACAACTCAAGCTTCCAACAACTTAATGCCTGCTCGTGCACAATCTTCCTTCAACCAACACAAATTGGAGATTTTATGGAGTCACGAACAATCTAGCCCACACCTTCACAACGACACCCTGCACACATAAGAGACTCACGAGACATATAAAcacaactaaaattttaacacaTGCCATATATGATCAAGAGTTTCTTACCCACCTTGTATTGATGGAATTCTAATAGTTCTAATAGAACCACGTAACAACttcaaaacaataagaaattCCGAACTGTCCAATCATTTTAATcgaaaaacaaacacaaccaATCACATACAAGTACGACACAAAAACCACATGTTAGGGGATAGAAGCAAAGTCAAACGCATTTAGAGAACTCACATGACCAAATAATAACATGTGGTTTAGTAGActtcaaaaaatgttgtttaaatattcaaacttagatctaaattcataatatatatacacacacataaaCACACAAATTCCCCTCACGTGCGTGCACGTGCTAGAATActagtttttcttaataaggtggatttataatataataataaatcacaattgaagaaaaaaaaggaaaaaagaaatcctgGGAAAGCTACAGATCGCAAATACATCGACGCCAATTTGGCACCATAAATcactcatctctctctcttttttcttctctctctctttccccttttcttcttcccccATCCCAACAATGACGGACCACGACCTCACCTCCACGCTGCTCCCCGCCCAACAACCATCAGACCGTGCCGACGTAATCCTCAGAATCCAAGACGACGACGTTGACGACGGCGGCGCTACACCGGAGCAGATCAACAATCAAAACGGCAATCATCACGATCCTCGACTCTGCTTTACCAATCCTTACGGGTTTATTGGTTCCAATGGATTCTCTGTTCCCGAGACGACTACGGTGGATCCATTTCGAAACAACACGCCCTGTGTTGATGGAATTTATGAGTGGGTTAAGATTGTGGTTTGCATACCTATTGCGCTTGCTCGTCTTGTGTTATTTGGGCTTTGTCTTTTGATTGGATATATTGCTACCAAGACGGCGCTTCATGGGTGGAAGGATAAGGAGAACCCGATGCCTAAATGGAGATGTAGGCTTATGGGAGTTACGAGGCTTTGCGGACGGtgtattctattttcttttgggtAAGTAAGATGTGCTTCTGTTTGGTTGAACCGGGATATACTTGTATTTTATCTTTACCTATGCTTTGttcgtgtttttttttttttttttggatgtttCGATCAATCGATATTTTCGAGTTAGACAATTTTGGTTTGCTgtatagttttcaattttggtgGAAATTAGATTTCCTGCTCTGTTTGACTGCTTATCTTTTCTCTTGAgctgattttgttatataatttaattgagaTTCAACTTTTTCTACTGTTATTTCTTGTTCAATCTAGTGATTTTTCCCGGtttgtctttctctctcaGATATCATTGGATAACAAGAAAAGGGAAGCCTGCTCCTAGGGAAATTGCACCAATTGTTGTATCAAATCATGTATCTTATATAGaacctatattttatttttacgaGTTATTTCCAACTATGGTCGCAGCTGAGTCCCATGATTCCATACCCTTTGTTGGGACCATCATCAGAGCCATGCAGGTTATTTCTTGTCCTTTACTTCTCGATTAACTATTTCCAAGTAAAAGAAGGGAAATGCTGGGGGCGGGCCTAACGCCCTAGGGGCGCTTggctttttaaaacatttcatATTTAGTTAGCTATATGCTCTGACATGATATCTGTTTCTTGCgggaaaaaaagaggaagactCAATTGTTGTTTACATTTCTCAGGTGATATATGTAGATAGATTTTCACCTACATCCAAGAAGCATGCCATTAGTGAAATAAAGGTAAAAAGTTTCAGTAACTTTCACATGTACTTAAACGTCTCTTTGACATATTCACAGTGTTGATCattgaaaaacatataagAAATCGTTACACCAAGCAAGAGCAGGTAGAGTTCAAAATATATTGTGTACTCGAGAAAATGTGTGAGATCATTTCAAGCCACAAAAACCATAAAAGGGATAGTATGAAACTGAGCCAAAGAGTCTCCTTATCGCTCTTGAAGAGATGGCCAAGAAAGGTAATATCTGAAAGAGAGACCATAGATTTGTAGGCAAAGTCAACGGCCATCCAAAACTCTGGGAGATAAAAGCCCAAGAAGATCTAGAAAAGGAACATGAAATAAACAGATGACTGTGTTTTGGGGTCGTTGCCAACCTTAAAATTGATATTCCTGTAAACATACTTCTTTATTCGATCGATATATTTCCATGGACCATTGGATGAATTGGGAGCTTTTGTAACACATTTTCTAAGAACTCAAAGGACTTAGTGGTACAACCTATGGAAAATTTTCCGTTCAAGaatggttgtttttttaacacatattctctttttttttccgaaaataataaaaaacattgtTTGGGCTGTTTGTGCATCAATCAGTTTTTAGCATTTAGGTCTCTTTTTGTCGTTCCAATTTATTGGATGTCCTCAAAGGGACTATTAATAGTTTCAGTTAAACTgttgtttattgtttgtttattatattttattttaaactaaggTTAAAAATTATGGCAAGCTGTAGTACTAAGACAATGACGaatgaatgatataatatCTCTCTTCTTgcattttcttgtttgatgaTTGACTTGAATAGATGTGATAAGATCTTTGATAGAAAACTGTGCTTTCAAGGATGTGAAAACAGAGAAAGGCTTCTTGCAATAGATTTCCAAGAGTTCTGTTATTTCCGGAGGGAACCACTACAAATGGAAGGgctcttatttcttttcaacttGGTGCTTTCCTTCCTGGTTATTCAATCCAACCTGTTGTTGTCCGTTACCCTCACGTTCACTTTGACCAATCATGGTAGGTATCTACTCCTCGTTTGATTGTTTATCTAGTGCCAACTCTGTCTTACTCTGATGTTTGTGATAATGCTATTTTGTATAGGGGCCTTGTTTCTTTACCAAAGCTCATGATTAGAATGTTTATGCAATTTCACAATTACATGGAGGTAttttttccattcattttcatATCCTTCACCTGTTTACAACCTTCcgattttatttgatttaggCAATGTTATTGCCACACTTTATTACCTGAACAGGTTGAGTATCTTCCTATTATTTCACCACGATATAATGGAAAAGAAAGCTCTTCTGATTTTGCTAAGAGGGTAAGGTTCTGCTTTTTCAAGTTTATAATCTGTACTAGTTAAAGTTTGAAGTATGCTGTGGGTGCTCCTTTCATAGCTAGTAGTCTAGTTTCCTTTTCTAATCATCATGTAAATTTCCTTAACTAAAACTGTCTGTCTGAAAAACTTTCAATCTGCGTATGGACACTATCTTCTAGATCACCAATTGCctacatttcattttcattgttCCAAACTATTCTTTATCCTGCACCCCCAAGTTCCGTTTTGTTTTggatgaatttaaatattaaggTGTctcttgttaaaaaaaaaagatggataattgataaatttcCAAACCTGAGAACAGTAAAACTCAGTTAATGTTTGTGGAATCAAGGTTGCTTGAACAGTGATTGAAAAGTATTCATAGCTAGTGATTCTTTCCTAATTTGGTGGGAAACTACTTATGAACTGGACGGTGTGTGTATTGTGccttttaaagatttttttaattattatttatttttttgtgtggTTAAAATACCAATTTGGTCCTTGTACTTTGGGTTTCGTTTATGTTCTTTCACATgttcaaagaaaatttaaagatttactAAATGTGTTAAATCTGAACATTTGGAAGTAGAGGGACTAAAATAGAACAAGTTTCAAAGTACCGGACAAAAGTGTATAATAATCTTTTCCCCCCTCAATCAAGTTATTTATGACCTGAGAACTTGTGTGTTTGATCACTTGTTCTGTTTTGCGGACAGTTTAATATTTGTTCTTGTTAAAAATTGGAATTATTCATGCAGACTAGCCGTGCAATGGCCACTGCACTGAATGTTGTCCAAACACCTCATTCATATGGAGATTTAATGCTACTGACCAAGGCTGCCCAGGCAAATCAAGTatgtaccttttttttctttttagtattgCATTCAATATCTATATTCTGCCCAactattcatattttatctctATTGTTTCCTTTAAACCCTTTTCAACTTATATTTTCCGCtaattattgatatattatttaagcAAGTTTCAGTAGTGAGtaatgatgaatattttatttggtaCATAGAGTTTAACCTTGAATGATGGATCTGGTTTATCATGCACCACCTGCTTTACCGATCTCCACTTGACTTGTTTTATGGTTTTTAACACTATTTGTCTTGTCATTTTGTTCATGCACTGTCATGTTAAACTTCTCTTGATGTTCATGGTCTTAGTGCATTTGGTTTACTTTCTTGTATTAATgcttgtattttattttatccttaCCTGGTTGTTGTAACAATTTTGCAGGAGAGACCCTCTGATTATATGATCGGAATGTCGCAGATGGAACAAGTAAGTCCCCGTAGacataaaagttaataatttttttcattcactttGGATGCAATTTTAAAGAGAGTTTCCCCCCTCTAATCTTCCATTAAATTTGGTGCAACGGTTTTCTTGTAAAATTTCAACTCTGACGAGCATTGTGCTGCCCAGGGTATGATCAAATTTTTGTTCAGTATCTATGACAATTGTATTGTTTTAGACTTTTAGTTAATTACCTTCTGAATTAACACTCCTTATATTTCACACGCTTCTGTATCTATATTACAAAGGtcagtttcttcttcctatttgTTCTAGGTGAGCAGCCTTGAAGCTGTTGATTTTCTTGATAAGTTTCTATCAATGGATCCTGACTCCAGGTACTATTCTACTTTTTACTTCCACATGTACAGAATATTTATGgtctttctatttttgttggtagTGTTGATTGTGATAAAGTAAGGAATAGAATTATTCTGGGGGATACAGACTGAGAATTTgttataagaaaatagaataaatacctaccttttaaaaaacagaatAAGTACCTAAACATTAGggaccaaaatatatattgcgTCCATGTGCCTATAATACGAAGATTCAATAAGCTAGAAAAATTCCCTAATGTTTTAAAGCTCTCACCTACCAAAGCTAATTTTTTCCACCAAAAAAACTATTACTGctattatgttaaataatatGGCACGACATATAACTTcctaaaactaaataaaaatcaaccaatcAAGGTTAATTTTTCCACCCAAAAAAAGCAATGATAATAAGCACTTGCCAACCTTTCTTCATACAAGACAGCACTCACATGCCTATAGCAAAAAGTTTCTGATATCGTTGTCTTGTCCCTCTTGTAGTGGCCGTGCTACATATGATGGATTTGTAAGAGCTCTAAGACTCAAGGCTTGTGCGGTTGCTGAAGATGTGAGTTGACTCTAGCTTCAATACCTTTACAAGCAGTTGTTTTTCTAATGGTTAATGTACGTTGCTTATGCTTAAACTTACAGtaaacacaattaaaatttttgatcGTTGAAGTCTATTCTCTGGTGCAATTAGATTCACCCTCCACAAAGAGTAGTGTTAACTTATTCTTATAACTTGAATAGCAGTTGTTTTGTCCTTAGATTATGTAACTTTGCTCGGTGGAAAGATATGATCTCTCTCTATCTATTATGAAAATATCGGTGTTGATGTAATCATGTCGATGCTTtcatgttttttgttcttaccAATTAGATCTCTCTCTATCTATTCCTACtgctatttttcattttcatttgtttattttccttgttctttaagatttttttttcaagctGAATTATTGAAAGTCCATTTTTACTGCTTATTTGCTGcagatattttcttttattgatataGAGAAGATGGGAACAATAACATACAAGCAGGTATTTTCCTCTCTCGGcacttcttttatgtttctatcCTTTATTCTCCCTTCCTGTTAGAGTGCAAACATTCTCGATTCGAAACCTTAGACCGTGTCATCAGCTTGATGTCGGAAACTAAAGTTTCAAACAATCACATTTTATCCATATGCATACATAGATTTCTTTCTTGTTAATTTTCCTGAATCCACGTTGTTCATAATTAAAGTTGTTGGTTTCTTCCAGTACCTGTACGGTTCTTTGCATGTCATGAAGCTGCAAGGTTTTCAGCGATCATGCGAGCTGATCTATACTGAATGTAGCAACGAAGGAGATAAAATTTCAGAACAAAAGGTGAACTTGTCATTCCTTTATTGGTTTTTCAGATACCTTCGTAGATTTTGATGAATGCTGATTTCTCATTCTCTGGTTACTGACATCAGCTAGAAGAATTGATACGGCCAGCTACACCCGATCTGAATGCCGAAGAGGTACTTGTCTTCATTGTGCCATTCCATTCTCATATAGAAAATGAACtgcattttaaaaactaatcaCTCAGTATATTTCAAGTATCAATCGTAACTCCATCTTTGTTATATACGAGTGATTGCAGGCTCATGAGCTCTTGAAACTATTCGATACCAACGGCGATGGAAAGATTAGCAAGAATGATTTATGTGGCTGCTTAAAAAGGAACCCACTGCTGATTGCGCTTTTTTCGCGGTGTTTGCTACCTAGCTTGTAACTGGAAATAACATAGTGTGTCTAACGTTGTTTTATGAATGAGTTTCCCTTGTCTTGTTTGGTCATTGTATTTGTTATCATCTCCCTGAATGTGTTTGATTATTAGGAGGAACCCAGATTATAGGAGAGGGTTGGGGTTTTccttgaatataatatatatagggTAGTGGGGCAACATAATTTTGCTACATTGCCCCCTGTGAAATTATCCACTCCTGAAAACTACATCATTGTATTTTGATATGAGTTATTGTAGTGTCACTAAACTTTTACTGCCTTCTTGTTTACCATAATCTAAACAAGTTTGCTGTTTTGCTGATTGTAAAATTTGCTCTAACTTCTCCAGGCCATTGTCTTTGTGGATAttcacatttttcttcatatcaTTCCAAACTGGAGGTACTGTATCTCACTCATAAATCTCTTATGAATTTGTCTGCATATCGATATTGGACTTGATCATCTTTCATTTTGAGAGCTATCACAAGTTTGCTTCTTAAAATCAATACGTAGACCATTAAGGATTCAAGCTGACTTTATGTCTGGATGTATTCTTCTCATTAAACATGAGATACTAAGACTTACGTAAACTCAAGTGGTTTGAGTTTTTAAACTGTGACTCAAAACTTAAGATGGTCATTCACTTACAAGCttgaaacaagaaaacaatctAGTGGAAATCAATATTCATGTGAGAAAAAACAACACTATAAGAGTTTGAATCGGATCTCTTTAACCAATTTACTCTTATATCATCTTAAATCAATTGAccaaaaaaacttaaatttaagttGATAGTTGATGGTAAGTTTAGTTATATCATTACCTAAAACGACAAACAAACTTGCGCTGATCAGTAGATTTATCGTTCTTAAGCATAACATATTACTATGTTATATCTTAATTATACTTccatcaaattcaaatgattaaaTTCAGGACAGAGTGTTATTTGTAGTGTTATACATAGTTGAAATGAACAGAGGGAAGCAAATGTGATTGACTTGGCATTATTAGATGTTTTTGCCTTTTcacttgtatatatatatacatatattgatTGCATTCCATCCATCCATTCGTGGTGATTGTCTTAgagtctttcttttttccaaacaAGTCAAGTTTGAGATAAGAATGTAAACAACTTATCTTTCTTCCCTTAAATTGCAATTATCTGTCTGATCCTTTCTCTGTTCATCTATCACTTGTCAGTGTACGGTTCTTCCTCCACTTCTCACTCATTGTACCTTCCTTCAATCAAAACCAATCCTtagttgtatatatttaactcTATGTGCAAAAATATGTCATTTTCCAACCaatcctttcctttcctcttttcctttatttccaattttgacttttataatttgtaaatggcTGTTTGGCTCACCCTAATCTTATCTTTTCTGTAGTCTTTcctataaaaaatttacacaTTTATAATAGGGGTGAACATCCACGTCCGAAAAGCCGATCTAATTGACCTAATCGATATCCTATGATTGGTTTAATTAAAAGGTTTCGAAAAGCCGATCGAAATTGACCATAACCGATCTGTCTAAACATCATTGTCGGTTTTCCTTAGTATAAATCGACTAAGTTGGTTTTCGATACTGATCTTTGTACAAAACTGACTTCGTCCGATCGATCACTCCTACGTCTATTTTGAAGGAACTTCATGTTTTTATTGgaaactttattttgtaagttTCGTCTTCATCTCtgttgttaaaattaataaatagagtCAATGGTTAGGTGTAGTTCATTCCAtccttttaaaagaattacaaaagTTCCACAAGCACTTATCATTGGCATTTTATGGTGGAATTATACCTAACCTTCTGTCtaatgttaattattatttttttagttatgatGGAAATATTTGTGGAATATTGGTTACATTATAAGTTATTTTtactctttaaattttgaattcttaacATGAAAAACTCGTGCAATAAATAAAAGCACTTTTTCCACTCATTCCTATAGTTCAAACAGGTTGTTAAAACTAATTGAAGTAAAAAGTAGATAGACTTAGCTAAGTCATTTTCATGCGTGACTTAGCTCAATAAAAAATCTATCGAAGTTAAACATAGAAAGAATTATGATATGTTGTAATGTCAATAGTTTCATAATAAATTAGATGGGTGTGTTGCTTAACGTTGTAGAGTGTAAGTGGCGAGTTTGGCTCTACTTTAAGACATGCACGTAGCCTATGTGTTTTCCTCGGACTTCATCCCATTCATGAggtatagattaaaaaaacacataataaaatctaaatattatgTATACGTacaattacttttatttttcttttcttgttatCCAACCCTTTCAATCTCTACCTATATTAGTATAACAAGTCCTCCTTGTAGGACAAAGctcaataacatatatataaaaaac of the Cucumis sativus cultivar 9930 chromosome 3, Cucumber_9930_V3, whole genome shotgun sequence genome contains:
- the LOC101209255 gene encoding lysophospholipid acyltransferase LPEAT2 — its product is MTDHDLTSTLLPAQQPSDRADVILRIQDDDVDDGGATPEQINNQNGNHHDPRLCFTNPYGFIGSNGFSVPETTTVDPFRNNTPCVDGIYEWVKIVVCIPIALARLVLFGLCLLIGYIATKTALHGWKDKENPMPKWRCRLMGVTRLCGRCILFSFGYHWITRKGKPAPREIAPIVVSNHVSYIEPIFYFYELFPTMVAAESHDSIPFVGTIIRAMQVIYVDRFSPTSKKHAISEIKRKASCNRFPRVLLFPEGTTTNGRALISFQLGAFLPGYSIQPVVVRYPHVHFDQSWGLVSLPKLMIRMFMQFHNYMEVEYLPIISPRYNGKESSSDFAKRTSRAMATALNVVQTPHSYGDLMLLTKAAQANQERPSDYMIGMSQMEQVSSLEAVDFLDKFLSMDPDSSGRATYDGFVRALRLKACAVAEDIFSFIDIEKMGTITYKQYLYGSLHVMKLQGFQRSCELIYTECSNEGDKISEQKLEELIRPATPDLNAEEAHELLKLFDTNGDGKISKNDLCGCLKRNPLLIALFSRCLLPSL